Proteins encoded by one window of Salmonirosea aquatica:
- a CDS encoding monooxygenase, which translates to MLKLRTGVVMAGASVVLALGCQEKMQEPAVTEMTSFGFIQDRIFTPTCATAGCHASEQDNAFNQHGLVLAKGKSYANLINILSRQPDAQAEGLKRVKPYNANESLLYHKLNWDAGHHGGKQYGLSMPLGGTPLSAGQLEFVRRWIEAGATEKDNLVDTTLLNDKTPSYVAVFNGLQPPAPGTGFQMKLEAFPISPRFEREFFQRKLVGNTEEQYVNRVQVLMRPGSHHFILYDFSDKSKLPSLNTIRDLRNPDGTSNVTTFLSMQNHVFWAGTQTQSHDYSLPNGAALLLPAGASFDLNSHYVNKTNEPTTGAVHVNLFTIPKSQVMHVVKALNLPNEGFVLPAGQKTVATKSFLFKKPTSVLMLTSHTHKLGEKFVIKIKGGTRDGEIVYESADWEHPLIKNLATPLVLKEGEGLTSEITYNNTTDRTVRFGLLSEDEMGIIFGYYYE; encoded by the coding sequence ATGCTAAAATTGAGGACAGGAGTCGTAATGGCCGGTGCTAGTGTGGTGTTGGCGCTCGGATGCCAGGAAAAAATGCAAGAGCCGGCGGTGACCGAAATGACCTCGTTTGGGTTTATTCAGGACCGGATTTTTACCCCTACCTGCGCCACTGCGGGCTGTCACGCTTCCGAACAGGATAATGCCTTTAATCAGCATGGATTGGTTTTGGCAAAAGGAAAATCGTATGCTAATCTTATCAATATCCTTTCCAGGCAGCCCGATGCCCAGGCCGAAGGTCTGAAACGAGTGAAGCCTTACAATGCCAACGAAAGCCTGCTGTACCATAAATTGAATTGGGACGCGGGCCACCACGGCGGGAAACAGTACGGACTTTCCATGCCGCTGGGAGGTACCCCGCTCAGTGCCGGGCAGCTCGAGTTTGTGCGGCGTTGGATCGAAGCGGGTGCTACCGAAAAAGACAATTTAGTGGATACTACGCTTCTGAATGACAAAACACCCAGCTATGTGGCGGTGTTCAACGGCTTGCAACCTCCTGCTCCGGGAACTGGATTCCAAATGAAACTGGAAGCCTTTCCCATCAGCCCCCGCTTTGAACGGGAGTTTTTTCAGCGGAAATTGGTAGGGAACACTGAGGAGCAGTACGTCAACCGCGTGCAGGTACTAATGCGACCCGGTAGTCATCACTTCATTCTCTACGATTTTTCGGACAAAAGTAAGTTGCCTTCGCTCAATACCATTCGAGACCTTCGGAATCCAGATGGTACCTCCAATGTCACGACCTTCCTTTCCATGCAGAATCATGTATTCTGGGCGGGTACCCAAACCCAGTCCCATGATTACAGTCTGCCCAATGGTGCCGCATTATTGTTGCCCGCGGGGGCGTCTTTCGACCTGAATTCCCACTACGTGAACAAAACCAATGAGCCTACCACGGGTGCGGTTCATGTAAACTTGTTCACGATACCGAAGTCTCAGGTTATGCATGTGGTGAAGGCGCTGAACCTGCCTAATGAGGGTTTTGTATTACCGGCAGGTCAGAAAACAGTGGCTACGAAATCGTTTCTTTTTAAGAAACCAACTTCGGTGCTGATGCTGACGTCTCATACCCATAAACTGGGTGAAAAATTTGTGATAAAAATAAAAGGGGGTACCAGGGATGGAGAAATTGTATACGAAAGCGCGGATTGGGAACATCCGCTGATCAAAAACTTGGCCACCCCGCTCGTGTTAAAAGAGGGTGAAGGACTTACTTCGGAAATAACCTACAATAATACCACAGACCGGACAGTCCGTTTCGGTCTACTGAGCGAGGACGAGATGGGAATTATTTTTGGATACTACTACGAATAA
- a CDS encoding O-methyltransferase → MILPYLKHQLRAGNAHSIHSPFIYDLYTQAICPSAEDKSDFEAIASLRRQLLKNTDEIEILDLGAGSRRNRSNRRKISDIARNAEKPARFGELFYRLTRHFNPQTVLELGTSLGLTTAYFARAATDAHVTTMEGCPETARLASENFEKLGVGTIELVVGNIDHTLPAWLNAQQKTIDLVFFDANHRLEPTLRYFEDVLPYTDDASVLIFDDIYWSKEMTMAWEKIKAHPQVQVAVDLFWVGLIFFRKEQAKEQFRLRF, encoded by the coding sequence TTGATTCTTCCTTACCTCAAGCACCAGCTACGTGCCGGCAATGCTCATTCGATCCATTCCCCTTTTATTTACGATTTGTATACCCAGGCAATTTGTCCATCAGCTGAGGATAAATCCGATTTCGAAGCAATCGCTTCCTTACGCCGACAGCTTTTAAAAAACACCGATGAAATCGAGATTCTGGACCTGGGGGCCGGTTCGCGCCGCAACAGATCCAACCGCCGAAAAATTAGTGACATTGCCCGCAACGCAGAGAAACCGGCTCGCTTTGGAGAACTGTTCTATCGCCTTACCCGCCATTTCAATCCCCAAACCGTACTGGAATTAGGTACCTCATTGGGGTTGACAACTGCGTATTTTGCCCGAGCGGCTACCGATGCACACGTGACCACCATGGAAGGCTGTCCCGAAACGGCCCGTTTGGCTTCCGAAAACTTTGAAAAATTGGGGGTAGGTACCATTGAACTGGTAGTAGGGAATATTGATCATACACTACCCGCCTGGCTCAACGCGCAACAAAAAACAATTGATCTGGTCTTTTTTGATGCCAATCATAGATTGGAGCCTACCTTGCGGTATTTTGAGGATGTGCTTCCCTATACAGATGATGCGTCTGTGCTTATATTCGACGATATTTATTGGTCAAAGGAAATGACAATGGCCTGGGAAAAAATCAAAGCACATCCTCAGGTACAGGTGGCCGTCGACTTGTTCTGGGTGGGGCTGATATTTTTCCGGAAGGAACAGGCGAAGGAACAGTTCCGGTTACGCTTTTGA
- the apaG gene encoding Co2+/Mg2+ efflux protein ApaG encodes MVSEVTEGVKVSVVTEYQPDYSNPRQTHFVFTYKVIIENHSDNTVKLLRRRWNIYDSNGVVREVEGEGVVGQQPVLEPGEIHEYVSGCNLRTNLGKMAGNYLMERVLDGRRFNVVIPEFTLIVPYRLN; translated from the coding sequence ATGGTATCGGAAGTAACTGAGGGGGTGAAAGTATCGGTAGTTACTGAATATCAGCCCGATTATTCCAATCCGCGACAAACTCATTTTGTATTTACCTACAAGGTAATTATCGAAAATCACAGCGACAACACCGTCAAACTCCTACGCCGCCGCTGGAATATCTACGATTCCAACGGAGTCGTACGGGAAGTGGAAGGCGAAGGTGTGGTTGGTCAGCAACCCGTGCTGGAACCCGGCGAGATCCACGAATACGTTTCGGGTTGTAATTTACGTACCAACCTGGGTAAGATGGCCGGAAATTACCTTATGGAGCGGGTTCTGGACGGGCGTCGTTTCAATGTGGTCATCCCTGAATTCACTCTTATCGTTCCCTACCGACTTAACTGA
- the ung gene encoding uracil-DNA glycosylase, with protein sequence MDVTIEESWKAKLNAEFEKPYFKELIEFVKQEYRTHTVYPPGKLIFNAFDSCPFDACKVVILGQDPYHGPGQANGLCFSVNDGIPKPPSLLNIFKELKDDVGTPIPVSGNLERWAQQGVLLLNATLTVRAGEAGSHQKKGWETFTDAVIERINEEKEGIVFLLWGKYAQEKGKIIDKTRHHILEAKHPSPMAAKWGGWFGSKHFSQTNTYLRKLGKPEIVW encoded by the coding sequence ATGGACGTTACCATCGAAGAATCCTGGAAAGCGAAATTAAATGCCGAATTTGAGAAGCCCTATTTTAAAGAATTGATCGAATTTGTGAAACAGGAATACCGAACCCATACCGTTTATCCTCCCGGAAAACTGATTTTCAACGCTTTCGACTCCTGTCCCTTTGATGCCTGCAAGGTAGTAATTCTGGGCCAGGATCCCTACCATGGTCCCGGGCAGGCCAATGGCCTGTGTTTTTCGGTGAATGACGGCATTCCTAAACCACCTTCTTTACTGAATATTTTCAAAGAACTCAAGGACGATGTGGGCACGCCGATTCCGGTTTCGGGAAATCTTGAGCGCTGGGCACAGCAGGGGGTGTTACTCCTCAATGCTACGCTCACGGTCCGGGCCGGAGAAGCTGGCTCGCATCAGAAGAAAGGATGGGAAACGTTTACCGATGCTGTAATTGAGCGTATCAATGAGGAAAAGGAAGGGATTGTGTTCCTACTCTGGGGAAAATACGCGCAGGAAAAGGGAAAGATCATTGATAAAACCAGACATCATATCCTGGAGGCCAAACACCCCTCCCCTATGGCTGCCAAGTGGGGCGGATGGTTTGGGAGTAAACATTTCAGTCAGACCAATACCTACCTTCGGAAGCTTGGAAAACCGGAAATTGTGTGGTAA
- a CDS encoding Dabb family protein, whose product MGYLIPVFILGLFMLIIYGAYTPHQKAEVQRVVCIKFKAGTPAAEVEKHMQEFSNLRRQIPAIVGYTGGKVLNNDNVARDFDVIHYLTFRNEEGIQTYDQHPKHTEFVKNNSPYWENVLELNSVIEK is encoded by the coding sequence TTGGGCTATTTAATTCCCGTATTCATTCTGGGATTATTTATGCTCATCATCTACGGAGCTTATACGCCCCACCAAAAAGCCGAAGTGCAGCGGGTGGTATGCATCAAGTTCAAAGCAGGTACCCCAGCGGCCGAAGTTGAAAAGCACATGCAGGAGTTCTCGAACCTACGCCGGCAGATTCCCGCCATTGTGGGTTATACGGGAGGAAAAGTGCTGAATAATGACAATGTTGCTCGGGACTTCGATGTAATTCACTACCTGACTTTCCGGAATGAAGAAGGGATTCAAACGTACGATCAGCATCCCAAACACACAGAGTTTGTCAAAAACAACAGCCCGTACTGGGAAAATGTACTGGAACTGAACTCGGTGATTGAAAAGTAG